The following are encoded in a window of Streptomyces griseiscabiei genomic DNA:
- a CDS encoding C40 family peptidase, producing MKALAAGIGVVVLCPFLLGGAAMLMASSSEASQGASSALQCLSSPDTDKVSEQVTEILDGSSGKDVHIEGLALPEIQIPHAATIVATGISLDVPKKGQIIALATAMQESRLRNLSSGDLDSLGLFQQRPSQGWGTPEQIRDPVYASERFYKALLEVSGWQQMTLTQAAQAVQMSRYPDAYAPWEPLATALQKAIAGTFPSADKDDTEATPSAPQCTTDDGSSFGRIPEGAVPKGYEIPAGTDPRARKAIVWAMQQLGTLYQWGGSCTNPRGADPMGRCDCSSLMQQAYAHAGVTLTRTTYTQVNEGKAVSAKALKPGDLIFSRGSAARPEHVGMYLGEGLVIEAPRTSKPVRITAIKDWAVLAARRVI from the coding sequence TTGAAGGCCCTCGCCGCCGGCATCGGCGTCGTCGTCCTGTGCCCGTTCCTCCTCGGCGGCGCCGCGATGCTGATGGCCTCCTCCAGCGAAGCCTCCCAGGGCGCAAGTTCCGCCCTCCAGTGCCTGTCCAGCCCCGATACGGACAAGGTCAGCGAGCAGGTGACCGAGATCCTCGACGGTTCCTCCGGCAAGGACGTCCACATCGAGGGCCTCGCCCTGCCCGAGATCCAGATCCCCCACGCGGCGACCATCGTCGCCACCGGCATCAGCCTCGACGTGCCCAAGAAGGGCCAGATCATCGCGCTCGCGACGGCGATGCAGGAGTCCAGGCTGCGCAACCTCTCCTCTGGGGACCTCGACTCGCTCGGTCTGTTCCAGCAGCGCCCCTCGCAGGGCTGGGGCACACCTGAGCAGATCCGCGACCCCGTCTACGCGAGCGAACGCTTCTACAAGGCGCTCCTTGAGGTGAGCGGCTGGCAGCAGATGACGCTCACGCAGGCGGCCCAGGCCGTGCAGATGTCCAGGTATCCGGACGCGTACGCGCCGTGGGAACCGCTCGCGACCGCGCTGCAGAAGGCCATCGCCGGAACCTTCCCCTCCGCCGACAAGGACGACACCGAGGCCACGCCTTCAGCGCCCCAATGCACGACGGACGATGGTTCGTCCTTCGGACGGATCCCCGAAGGCGCCGTCCCGAAAGGCTACGAGATCCCCGCAGGGACCGACCCTCGTGCCCGGAAGGCGATCGTCTGGGCGATGCAGCAGCTCGGCACGCTGTATCAGTGGGGCGGCTCCTGCACCAACCCTCGCGGCGCGGACCCCATGGGCCGCTGCGACTGCTCCAGCCTGATGCAGCAGGCATACGCGCACGCCGGTGTCACCCTCACCCGCACGACCTACACCCAGGTCAATGAGGGCAAGGCCGTCTCTGCCAAGGCCCTGAAGCCCGGCGACCTGATCTTCAGCCGCGGCAGCGCTGCCCGTCCCGAGCACGT
- a CDS encoding DNA-methyltransferase — protein sequence MSFSLHQGDALSVLAGLPDDCVDSVITDPPYNSGGRTAKERTSRSAKQKYTSADADHGLADFTGENMDQRSYGFWLTQIMTEAQRLTTTGGTALLFTDWRQLPVTTDAIQAAGWLWRGVLAWHKPQARPQKGRFTQNCEFIVWASNGPLDASRNAVYLPGLYSASQPSGAKRQHITQKPVEVMRELVKISPPGGTVLDFCAGSGSTGVAALLEGRDFIGVEKTKHYASVANERLAETVRQTLTQDDVVLTA from the coding sequence TTGTCTTTTTCCCTGCATCAAGGCGACGCGCTCAGCGTTCTCGCCGGCCTCCCGGACGACTGCGTCGACTCGGTCATCACCGACCCGCCGTACAACTCCGGGGGGCGGACCGCGAAGGAGCGCACCTCCCGCAGCGCGAAGCAGAAGTACACCTCCGCCGACGCCGATCACGGCCTGGCCGATTTCACCGGCGAGAACATGGACCAGCGCTCCTACGGCTTCTGGCTCACCCAGATCATGACCGAGGCCCAGCGGCTGACGACGACGGGCGGGACGGCTCTGCTGTTCACCGACTGGCGCCAGCTTCCCGTCACCACCGACGCGATCCAGGCGGCCGGCTGGCTGTGGCGAGGGGTGCTGGCCTGGCACAAGCCGCAGGCCAGGCCCCAGAAGGGCCGGTTCACGCAGAACTGCGAGTTCATCGTCTGGGCGTCCAACGGGCCCTTGGACGCCTCCCGCAACGCCGTCTACCTGCCGGGCCTCTACAGCGCTTCGCAGCCCTCGGGCGCCAAGCGTCAGCACATCACGCAAAAGCCCGTCGAGGTGATGCGCGAGCTGGTCAAGATCTCCCCTCCCGGCGGTACCGTCCTCGACTTCTGCGCCGGGTCCGGCTCCACCGGTGTCGCCGCGCTGCTGGAAGGCCGCGACTTCATCGGAGTGGAGAAGACCAAGCACTACGCCTCCGTCGCGAATGAGCGGCTCGCGGAGACCGTCCGACAGACCCTCACCCAGGACGACGTCGTCCTGACCGCCTGA
- a CDS encoding DUF4913 domain-containing protein, with the protein MEQSAEQAQQLDHLATGPAPRPSPFAAFGMPGLGGPALSVPPEPRPILELEGEEYEDELDALSDWVDDFLMPVYGAEVTTAAPWCPQWQEHDAVVAWLHALWLAYQQHKDPEAGLSGLLVWHRDFLTHAITAVRAPDGPLSACMTSPERPAHRILPGPPPSARTKETGTAGAVTPGSGEPDEPTS; encoded by the coding sequence ATGGAGCAGTCCGCCGAGCAGGCCCAGCAGCTCGACCATCTCGCCACCGGGCCGGCTCCACGCCCGTCACCGTTCGCCGCGTTCGGTATGCCGGGGCTCGGCGGACCCGCACTTTCCGTTCCGCCCGAGCCGCGCCCGATTCTGGAGCTGGAGGGGGAGGAGTACGAGGACGAACTGGACGCCCTGAGCGACTGGGTCGACGACTTCCTGATGCCGGTGTACGGGGCCGAGGTCACCACGGCGGCGCCCTGGTGCCCGCAGTGGCAGGAGCACGACGCCGTCGTGGCCTGGCTCCACGCGCTCTGGCTCGCCTACCAGCAGCACAAGGACCCCGAGGCCGGCCTGAGCGGATTGCTCGTGTGGCACCGGGACTTCCTCACCCACGCCATCACGGCGGTCCGGGCGCCCGACGGTCCGCTGTCGGCGTGCATGACCTCACCGGAACGGCCCGCACACCGGATCCTGCCCGGACCGCCGCCCTCGGCCCGCACGAAGGAGACGGGCACGGCCGGGGCGGTGACGCCGGGCTCCGGTGAGCCGGACGAGCCGACGTCATGA
- a CDS encoding winged helix-turn-helix transcriptional regulator, translated as MATTGLPPAVDADVARVTETLHMITPRWNVRILLALNEPPQRYTQIAANLPFLHSGQLHPKIRSLCDAGLIERTEHSAHHVTYHLAQRGRQLLPVLAAIAAWAEEHLEKPEQPLSAIEQIEDSLTLLTRRQAPAILWVLKARQEASARALASIVIPDGYWTSIYPPLRQLIDDGLVVTAGKGRPYRLSPGGDGLGHVFGALSMWAAGRPVDKAARHPLWGRPEPSATTPAGRWISHQSRPAARSARPAPSERRPTWQSGDLFSHSTPARPTPALPAASGVRR; from the coding sequence TTGGCCACCACCGGTCTGCCACCCGCCGTCGACGCCGACGTCGCCCGGGTCACCGAAACCCTCCACATGATCACCCCGCGCTGGAACGTGCGGATCCTGCTGGCCCTGAACGAGCCTCCGCAGCGCTACACGCAGATCGCGGCCAATCTGCCGTTTCTCCACAGCGGCCAACTGCACCCCAAGATCCGCTCGCTGTGCGACGCCGGCCTCATCGAGCGCACCGAGCACTCCGCCCACCACGTCACCTACCATCTCGCCCAGCGGGGCCGTCAACTCCTGCCGGTGTTGGCGGCAATCGCCGCCTGGGCCGAGGAGCACCTGGAGAAGCCGGAGCAGCCGCTGTCCGCGATCGAGCAGATCGAGGACAGCCTCACCCTCCTCACCCGCCGACAGGCCCCCGCGATCCTGTGGGTGCTCAAGGCACGCCAGGAAGCCAGCGCCCGGGCCCTGGCCAGCATCGTCATCCCCGACGGCTACTGGACCAGCATCTACCCGCCGCTGCGCCAGCTCATCGACGACGGCCTGGTGGTGACCGCGGGCAAGGGCCGGCCCTACCGTCTCTCGCCGGGCGGCGACGGACTCGGTCATGTCTTCGGCGCGCTGTCGATGTGGGCAGCTGGACGACCCGTGGACAAAGCGGCGCGGCACCCGCTGTGGGGCCGACCGGAACCCAGCGCCACGACCCCTGCGGGGAGGTGGATCAGCCACCAGAGCCGTCCTGCGGCCCGCTCCGCCCGTCCGGCACCCTCCGAGCGCCGCCCCACCTGGCAGTCGGGCGACCTGTTCTCCCACTCCACGCCCGCTCGTCCGACACCGGCTCTGCCGGCGGCCTCTGGAGTCCGCCGATGA